In Populus alba chromosome 9, ASM523922v2, whole genome shotgun sequence, a genomic segment contains:
- the LOC118028232 gene encoding putative wall-associated receptor kinase-like 16, translated as MKVSFTGKGETQSMKQLSGGQKTVVALTLIFAIQRCDLVLAIVSGLNNGLSRPIRKARQEDGPTRTRAVAEFDSVDSGILHTDANLTAHNSLCKSLDRLGTILNLDEGLSKACETLKQMTQQELTVGAVRWTCKMWVINVHPLESVAVAVAVADIDECKDPKKYICYGKCHNTIGDYECKCSLGMHGDGKEDCQGFAMTTIIAEIWHGNVSVQEIHLFSIDFLYAVIGAIVSLVIICLLLFMILSKRRKDKNFRENGGTVLKHQRVRIFSEAELTKATNNYDDDKKIGEGGFGSVYKGVLADNTVVAVKKSKGVDKAQMNEDFQHEICVVSQVNHKNVVKLLGLCLETKVPLLVYEFISNGTLFKHIHDKRSQVLASWSNRLRIASEAALALDYLHSLADPPVIHGDVKSVNILLDDNYTAKVADFVASVLISPGQTNILATKIQGTFGYLDPEYLMTGDLTEKSDVYSFRVVLVELLTGEKPNSNAKSGKKRNFIQYFNSALENNDLFGILDFQAAGEAEMDEIEAVAELAKRCLNSIGVNRPSMKEVSEELAKLKALNQKSWAPQNSDETEHLLGESSQSFRNNASPSTSQSQTFISFQIENYTDSI; from the exons Atgaag GTTTCATTTACAGGGAAAGGGGAAACACAATCAATGAAGCAGTTATCAGGGGGTCAGAAGACTGTGGTAGCCCTGACATTGATATTTGCCATACAACGATGCGATCTTGTTTTGGCTATTG TTTCTGGGCTGAACAATGGACTATCCAGGCCAATCAGGAAAGCTCGTCAGGAGGATGGGCCAACGAGAACTAGGGCTGTCGCGGAATTTGACAGTGTAGACAGTGGCATCCTGCACACAGATGCGAATTTGACAGCGCACAACAGTTTGTGCAAGTCATTGGATCGACTTGGCACGATCTTAAACTTGGACGAAGGATTGTCCAAGGCATGCGAGACACTCAAACAGATGACGCAACAAGAACTGACAGTTGGGGCTGTCAGGTGGACATGCAAAATGTGG GTAATTAATGTGCATCCACTTGAATCCGTGGCAGTGGCAGTGGCAGTGGCAG ATATTGATGAGTGCAAGGATCCCAAGAAATACATATGTTATGGTAAATGCCATAACACCATTGGGGATTACGAATGTAAATGTTCACTGGGCATGCATGGTGATGGCAAAGAAGATTGTCAAGGATTTGCCATGACTACCATTATAGCAG AAATATGGCATGGAAACGTTTCTGTTCAAGAGATTCATTTGTTTTCCATTGATTTTCTGTATGCAGTCATAGGCGCCATAGTTTCCCTGGTGATTATTTGTCTATTGCTCTTCATGATCTTGAGTAAAAGAAGAAAGGACAAGAACTTCAGAGAAAATGGGGGAACGGTTTTAAAGCATCAAAGAGTAAGGATTTTCAGTGAGGCCGAGCTGACAAAAGCAACCAACaattatgatgatgataaaaaaatcggGGAAGGTGGTTTCGGTTCAGTTTACAAAGGCGTTTTAGCAGACAATACAGTAGTAGCTGTCAAGAAGTCCAAGGGGGTGGACAAAGCTCAGATGAACGAGGATTTCCAACATGAAATCTGCGTTGTTTCACAGGTCAACCACAAGAACGTGGTAAAACTCCTGGGCCTGTGCTTGGAGACCAAAGTGCCATTACTAGTTTACGAGTTCATCTCAAATGGAACCCTTTTCAAGCACATCCATGACAAAAGGTCACAGGTATTGGCTTCCTGGAGCAATCGTCTGAGGATTGCATCGGAGGCTGCTCTTGCGCTTGATTATTTGCACTCTCTAGCAGACCCTCCAGTTATTCACGGGGATGTCAAGTCGGTGAACATTCTATTAGACGATAATTACACGGCAAAGGTAGCAGATTTTGTAGCTTCGGTGCTTATTTCTCCAGGCCAGACCAATATTTTAGCCACAAAAATACAAGGAACTTTCGGCTACCTGGATCCAGAGTATCTTATGACGGGTGATTTAACAGAAAAAAGTGATGTATATAGCTTTAGGGTAGTTCTTGTGGAGCTTCTCACAGGGGAGAAGCCGAACTCAAATGCCAAGTCAGGAAAGAAACGGAACTTTATTCAGTACTTCAACTCAGCATTGGAAAATAATGATCTTTTTGGGATTTTGGATTTTCAAGCAGCTGGTGAAGCTGAGATGGATGAGATTGAAGCTGTTGCTGAGCTTGCTAAAAGATGTCTGAATAGCATAGGAGTAAACCGCCCATCCATGAAAGAAGTGTCAGAGGAGCTTGCTAAGCTGAAAGCCCTTAATCAGAAATCATGGGCCCCGCAAAATAGCGATGAGACAGAGCACTTGCTAGGCGAATCATCACAATCTTTCCGCAACAACGCAAGTCCTTCCACGAGTCAATCCCAAACTTTCATATCCTTCCAGATTGAAAACTACACCGATAGCATTTAA